In one window of Verrucomicrobiia bacterium DNA:
- a CDS encoding tandem-95 repeat protein → MGWALAALLLAGVGRASGAERLVTLAWDPNPEFNLTEYRVHYGFSPNVYVATIPVGLVTRVTLSLPVPGIRYHFAVSAVNTDGLESDRSNVVPFTARADGTPVELMGTTVRTPEDEPVTVTLSAGLAAVAIEWVLVEPPRRGRLSGSAPVLTYHPAEDYWGTDSFRYIAMVGSERIVQVTTSLIVEPVPDPPVAFDRDYGTAPGVPVAVLLEAFDVDSPVLTYQIVQGPTLGQLSGTPPALTYTPGPNFAGEDQFVFRAVDEVGLLSNPARVRIREEAPEPLRREESLTLAEDTSVPVPMRTTGEGGIPIRIEVIDDPEQGRLEGMPPSVTYHPDPDYAGSDGFRYLEIPETGRPTVVTVVVTVTPVNDAPVAMDLEVEGTTGASVSITLVGMDVDLDPLTYRVVESPANGWLTGVPPELVYQPQAGFVGEDVFRYVVSDGLLESEPATVRVWISRGLEVALRAGTSPGTASWELEWQGREETTYRVLYKATISAPEWVPVGTVTPMVSGAVRWPVEVGGAAGFYAIEATSP, encoded by the coding sequence GTGGGATGGGCGCTGGCGGCGTTGTTGCTGGCGGGGGTGGGTCGGGCCTCGGGGGCGGAGCGGCTGGTGACCCTGGCGTGGGATCCGAACCCGGAATTCAATCTTACGGAGTACCGGGTCCATTACGGCTTCAGTCCGAACGTGTATGTGGCCACCATTCCGGTGGGCCTGGTGACGCGGGTGACGCTGTCGCTGCCGGTGCCGGGAATCCGGTATCATTTCGCCGTTTCGGCGGTGAACACGGATGGGTTGGAGAGCGACCGTTCGAATGTGGTCCCCTTCACTGCCCGGGCGGACGGCACGCCGGTGGAACTGATGGGAACGACGGTGAGGACCCCGGAGGATGAGCCGGTGACGGTCACATTGTCCGCGGGGTTGGCGGCGGTGGCGATCGAGTGGGTGCTGGTGGAGCCACCGCGGCGGGGGCGCCTGAGCGGCAGTGCCCCCGTCCTGACGTACCATCCGGCGGAGGATTACTGGGGCACGGATTCGTTCCGTTACATTGCGATGGTGGGGAGCGAACGGATTGTGCAGGTGACGACGTCGCTGATTGTGGAACCGGTACCGGACCCGCCGGTGGCTTTCGACCGGGACTACGGGACGGCGCCGGGGGTGCCGGTGGCGGTGCTTCTCGAGGCATTCGACGTGGACAGCCCAGTGCTGACGTACCAGATCGTGCAGGGTCCGACGTTGGGCCAGCTCAGCGGGACGCCGCCGGCCCTGACGTACACGCCGGGGCCGAATTTCGCGGGGGAGGACCAGTTCGTCTTCCGGGCCGTCGATGAGGTGGGGCTTCTCTCGAATCCGGCCAGGGTGCGGATCCGTGAAGAGGCGCCTGAACCGTTGCGCCGCGAGGAGTCCCTGACGCTGGCCGAGGACACGTCGGTGCCGGTGCCGATGCGAACGACGGGCGAGGGGGGTATCCCGATCCGCATTGAAGTGATCGACGATCCGGAGCAGGGACGGCTCGAGGGGATGCCGCCGTCCGTGACGTACCATCCCGACCCGGACTATGCGGGTTCGGATGGTTTCCGGTACCTGGAGATCCCGGAGACGGGAAGGCCGACGGTGGTGACGGTCGTGGTGACGGTGACGCCGGTCAATGACGCACCGGTGGCGATGGACCTGGAGGTGGAGGGGACGACCGGGGCATCGGTGTCGATCACTCTGGTGGGGATGGACGTGGATCTGGACCCATTGACCTACCGGGTGGTGGAGTCGCCGGCGAACGGATGGCTGACCGGGGTTCCGCCCGAGCTGGTGTACCAGCCGCAGGCCGGGTTCGTGGGGGAGGATGTGTTTCGTTATGTGGTCTCGGACGGGCTTCTGGAGTCGGAACCGGCGACGGTCCGAGTGTGGATCAGCCGGGGTTTGGAGGTGGCGCTGCGTGCGGGGACGTCCCCGGGGACGGCCTCCTGGGAGCTGGAGTGGCAGGGGCGCGAGGAGACGACCTACCGGGTGTTGTACAAGGCGACGATTTCGGCGCCCGAGTGGGTTCCGGTGGGAACGGTGACGCCGATGGTGTCGGGAGCGGTGCGCTGGCCGGTGGAGGTGGGTGGGGCGGCGGGATTCTACGCCATTGAGGCGACGTCGCCGTGA
- a CDS encoding PIG-L family deacetylase, whose product MKCLVRRCGWWVVMVPWLVVGAEWPPRGAALLKTDLMGVFAHPDDEVGMAATVARYALGEGKGVAHVYATRGEGGGNMVGTHWGPALGVLREAELRDCLRLLGVRYTYFLDQTDFFYTESLEATLRVWDREEALRRLVRLVRALRPEIIATMNPAPRAGQHGHHQAAGVLATEAFAAAADPGRFPEQLADEGLGIWQARRLVYGGVQGRDVVHVGVTDPLPDGRIPADVAGEALSHHRSQGFGGFAGAPWLRRPQAFTLVKNAVAHPSAAFDLFAGLPAFGPLAWADPGPAPGRPLVAFVPRPSIVRYREWAREQGLEHLGAEFPADLPVVAGEGNLVEVEVAPEVPDVVLTGLKWEGPEGWGWSGLQRGGEPGRWRMEVVPPEGALGSAAVRLRGAMAGKSIEAEARLHAVPRARVPRVPEGAMTLGPGAHWEGGALLEIGPDRVWQGQVADAADHSARVRVAHGGETLWVEVLVRDDVVVSNIAPDDIRGHWRSDSVEICVDPAAGAGDTTGTLKVGIFPFDTSGRVRAARDADARQGPVEWTAPGLRLASARMPDGYRVAAAIPLALITDGGPVPGRLGFNVLVYDGDKRDAAPGENINKSRLAWAPRAGVQGRPEDWGRIDLE is encoded by the coding sequence GTGAAATGCCTGGTCCGGAGGTGCGGTTGGTGGGTGGTGATGGTGCCCTGGCTGGTGGTGGGTGCGGAATGGCCGCCGCGTGGGGCGGCGCTGTTGAAGACCGATCTGATGGGGGTGTTCGCGCATCCGGACGACGAGGTGGGCATGGCGGCGACGGTGGCCCGGTACGCGCTGGGGGAGGGGAAGGGGGTGGCGCATGTGTATGCGACCCGGGGCGAGGGAGGGGGGAACATGGTGGGGACCCACTGGGGCCCGGCGCTCGGGGTGTTGCGGGAGGCGGAGTTGCGGGACTGCCTGCGGCTGCTGGGGGTCCGGTACACGTACTTCCTGGATCAGACCGACTTTTTCTACACGGAAAGCCTGGAGGCGACCCTGCGGGTGTGGGATCGGGAGGAGGCGTTGCGGCGGCTGGTGCGGCTGGTGCGGGCGCTCCGTCCGGAGATCATCGCCACGATGAATCCGGCGCCGCGGGCGGGGCAGCACGGGCATCATCAGGCGGCCGGCGTGCTGGCGACGGAGGCCTTTGCGGCGGCGGCGGATCCGGGGCGGTTTCCGGAGCAGCTCGCGGACGAGGGACTGGGGATCTGGCAGGCACGGCGGTTGGTGTACGGCGGGGTGCAGGGAAGGGATGTGGTGCACGTGGGGGTGACCGATCCCCTGCCCGACGGGCGGATTCCGGCGGATGTGGCGGGGGAGGCGCTGAGTCATCATCGGTCGCAGGGATTTGGCGGATTCGCCGGGGCACCGTGGCTGCGGCGACCGCAGGCGTTCACGCTGGTGAAGAATGCCGTCGCGCACCCATCTGCGGCCTTCGACCTGTTCGCGGGACTGCCGGCGTTCGGTCCACTGGCGTGGGCGGATCCGGGACCGGCACCCGGGAGACCCTTGGTGGCCTTCGTTCCGAGGCCGTCGATCGTGCGATATAGAGAATGGGCGCGGGAACAGGGGCTGGAACATCTGGGTGCGGAGTTCCCGGCCGATCTGCCGGTGGTGGCGGGCGAGGGGAACCTTGTCGAAGTCGAAGTGGCGCCGGAGGTTCCGGATGTCGTGCTGACGGGTTTGAAGTGGGAAGGACCGGAGGGATGGGGATGGAGCGGTCTGCAACGGGGTGGCGAGCCGGGACGTTGGCGGATGGAAGTCGTGCCGCCGGAAGGTGCCCTGGGGAGTGCGGCGGTGCGGTTGCGGGGGGCGATGGCGGGGAAGTCCATCGAGGCCGAAGCGCGGTTGCATGCCGTGCCGCGGGCGCGGGTTCCCCGGGTGCCGGAGGGAGCGATGACGCTGGGGCCGGGCGCGCACTGGGAGGGGGGCGCCCTGCTGGAGATCGGGCCGGACCGGGTGTGGCAGGGGCAGGTCGCCGATGCGGCGGACCATTCGGCGCGGGTGCGGGTGGCGCATGGCGGCGAAACGCTGTGGGTGGAGGTCTTGGTTCGGGACGACGTGGTGGTCTCGAACATCGCGCCGGACGACATCCGGGGTCACTGGCGGAGCGATTCCGTGGAGATTTGTGTGGATCCGGCAGCGGGGGCGGGCGACACGACAGGGACGCTGAAGGTGGGGATATTTCCCTTCGACACGAGCGGACGGGTGCGGGCGGCACGGGACGCGGATGCGCGGCAGGGTCCGGTGGAGTGGACGGCGCCGGGATTGCGGCTGGCGTCGGCACGGATGCCGGACGGCTACCGGGTGGCGGCGGCGATCCCGCTGGCGCTGATCACGGACGGCGGCCCGGTGCCGGGGCGGCTCGGGTTCAACGTGCTGGTGTACGACGGCGACAAGCGCGATGCCGCTCCGGGGGAGAACATCAACAAGTCACGACTGGCCTGGGCGCCCCGTGCGGGGGTGCAGGGACGGCCGGAGGATTGGGGGCGGATCGATCTGGAATGA